In Carassius auratus strain Wakin unplaced genomic scaffold, ASM336829v1 scaf_tig00037012, whole genome shotgun sequence, the following are encoded in one genomic region:
- the LOC113082881 gene encoding filamin A-interacting protein 1-like, with protein sequence MLEDVVKGKLSPVRGRAQRQMSDHEESPGMRHAHEDTASVQRNLKDSRRRAERESRDLSRDDLLFLLSMLEGELQARDEVITVLKADKIDLALLEAKYGFVTPPKVLQALQRDAIQAKSSWQEDIYEKPMSELDRLVEKQRETYRRMLEQLLLVEQAHRQTLHRLEDEKRNHSDFMRKSDEFTGLLEQERERLKLLIDQEKTYQERKEEENNKKVTNLKDELTKLKSFALLVVDEQQRLAEQLTQQTTKVQELQNTATQAQEELSSTQTRLQEEENKVLRLEEELRNQACHFHQELEAMTAKLTSEDAQNRQLRQKLSALSRQLDELEETNKTLHRAEEELQELRDKMSRGECGNSSLVSEVEELRKRVLEMEGKDEELIKMEDMCRDLNRKLEKESNQSCSLKAEVDKLNHRIMDLEKLEDAFGKSKQECNSLKSNLEKERTMTKHMSNELDVLRVRIKELEATEVHLEKMELSLKEDLTKLKTLTVMLVDERKAMAEKLKLMEDKVQNSTGKLQAEQDKVNTVTEKLIEESKRALRSKAELEEKMCFATRERDELKTKLKAEEEKNSDLQSKVSMMKKRLQSLEAVERELLRNKAKEEHTKSPVPYQYQQEDNKVKDLTQEVERLRRKLKEVKVVEGDLLKTEDEFESLEKRYSNEQERAKALMEELEISRKELSKFQLAEKEESNQEHILYKRLKEEEAKSSHLTREVEALKEKIHEYMGTEESICRLNTDHTTLQRKLTQQEVRNKELAREMETLTRELERYRRFSKSLRPGMNGRRFSDLQVSTKEVQTDPTESLSPNYKNLVPLERALVNGKLYVESDPEDEVNYNEINLTKCTPSHMNNVNNLNNNMRRVRGPFLKTREIQHPINGMTQPRQNGNHVQQGDLFLAHSPGQPLHIKVTPDHGHNMATLEITSPTTENAQSYTSTAVIPTSGAPPKQRITILQNSPISPSNKPKGSPPPPESPCTPGTPDRSMSPLTMAAYSQTLASESCGSVTPDRAMSPIQIVSVTTGSPDRLEPIELVGGHTVFRVSPERQNSWQLQRSNSSGPNVITTDDNKIHIHLGSPYIQAVNTTAKSIPYYSLGPEQRIPVLTSGTPAKGNNKITSSIVIKPTSSPISRPSQITVSNICD encoded by the exons ATGCTGGAAGACGTGGTGAAGGGGAAGCTGTCTCCGGTCAGAGGACGAGCACAGCGGCAGATGTCTGATCACGAGGAGAGTCCTGGGATGAGACACGCTCATGAAGACACGGCCTCCGTCCAGAGGAACCTGAAGGACAGCAGACGGCGAGCGGAGAGAGAGAGCCGAGACCTCTCACGAGAcgacctcctcttcctcctcagcaTGCTGGAAGGAGAACTGCAG GCCAGAGACGAGGTGATCACCGTCCTCAAAGCGGATAAAATCGATCTGGCTCTGCTGGAGGCCAAATACGGCTTCGTGACGCCGCCGAAGGTGCTCCAGGCGCTGCAGAGAGACGCCATCCAGGCCAAGAGCAGCTGGCAGGAGGACATCTACGAGAAGCCCATGAGCGAG CTGGACAGGCTGGTGGAGAAGCAGCGGGAGACCTACAGAAGGATGCTGGAGCAGCTGCTGTTGGTGGAGCAAGCTCACAGACAGACACTCCACCGCCTCGAGGATGAGAAGAGGAACCACAGCGACTTCATGAGGAAGAGCGACGAGTTCACCGGCCTGctggagcaggagagagagag ACTGAAACTGCTCATTGATCAGGAAAAGACATACCAGGAGAGAAAGGAGGAAGAGAACAATAAGAAAGTCACAAATTTGAAGGACGAGCTGACCAAGCTAAAGTCTTTTGCCCTGCTAGTGGTTGACGAACAGCAGCGGCTAGCAGAGCAGCTGACCCAACAAACAACGAAGGTCCAGGAACTCCAGAATACTGCCACTCAAGCCCAAGAGGAGCTGAGCTCCACCCAAACCCGGCTGCAAGAAGAGGAGAACAAAGTCCTTCGCTTGGAGGAGGAGTTGCGCAACCAGGCCTGCCATTTCCACCAAGAACTGGAAGCCATGACTGCCAAACTGACCAGTGAAGATGCCCAGAACAGACAGCTGCGGCAGAAGCTCTCCGCCCTCAGCCGACAGTTAGATGAGCTGGAAGAAACCAACAAGACCCTGCACAGAGCGGAGGAAGAACTGCAGGAGCTGCGGGATAAAATGAGCCGAGGGGAGTGCGGCAACTCCAGCCTAGTATCAGAGGTGGAGGAGTTGAGGAAACGAGTGCTTGAAATGGAGGGAAAGGATGAAGAGTTGATCAAGATGGAGGACATGTGCAGGGACCTCAACAGAAAGCTGGAGAAGGAGTCAAACCAGAGCTGTAGCTTGAAAGCAGAGGTGGACAAGTTGAATCACAGAATCATGGACCTTGAAAAGCTAGAAGACGCCTTTGGGAAGAGTAAGCAGGAGTGCAATTCACTGAAAAGCAACCTAGAGAAAGAGCGGACCATGACCAAACACATGTCCAATGAACTAGATGTGCTGAGAGTCAGAATCAAAGAGCTTGAAGCTACCGAGGTTCATTTGGAGAAGATGGAGCTGTCGCTGAAAGAGGATCTGACAAAACTGAAAACACTGACTGTCATGCTGGTGGATGAGAGAAAAGCCATGGCTGAAAAGTTAAAGCTGATGGAGGACAAAGTGCAAAACAGCACTGGCAAACTGCAGGCAGAACAAGACAAAGTCAACACAGTCACTGAAAAACTGATCGAAGAGAGCAAGAGAGCTCTGCGGTCAAAGGCCGAACTGGAGGAGAAGATGTGTTTTGCCACTAGAGAGAGGGACGAGCTCAAAACTAAGCTGAAAGCAGAAGAGGAGAAAAACAGTGACCTTCAGTCCAAGGTCAGCATGATGAAAAAGCGGCTTCAGTCACTGGAAGCAGTGGAAAGAGAATTATTGAGGAACAAGGCCAAAGAGGAGCACACAAAGAGCCCCGTTCCTTATCAATACCAACAAGAAGACAACAAAGTGAAAGATTTGACCCAGGAAGTGGAACGCCTCAGGAGGAAGTTAAAGGAGGTGAAGGTGGTTGAGGGTGATCTATTGAAAACTGAAGATGAGTTTGAATCCCTGGAAAAGAGATATTCCAATGAACAGGAACGAGCAAAAGCCTTGATGGAGGAGCTGGAGATCTCCAGGAAGGAACTGTCCAAGTTCCAGTTGGCTGAGAAAGAGGAATCCAACCAAgagcatatactgtataaacgTCTGAAAGAGGAAGAGGCCAAATCCAGCCATCTCACTAGAGAGGTCGAAGCCCTCAAAGAGAAGATCCATGAGTACATGGGCACAGAGGAATCCATCTGCCGCTTGAACACAGACCACACGACCCTACAGAGAAAACTCACCCAGCAAGAGGTCAGGAACAAAGAGCTGGCCAGAGAGATGGAGACCCTTACACGAGAACTCGAGAGATACCGCCGCTTCAGTAAGAGTCTAAGGCCGGGCATGAACGGAAGACGTTTCTCAGATCTCCAAGTCTCCACAAAGGAGGTGCAGACGGACCCAACAGAGAGCCTATCCCCAAATTACAAGAACCTTGTACCATTGGAACGTGCCTTGGTCAACGGAAAGCTATACGTGGAGAGTGATCCGGAGGATGAGGTTAATTACAATGAGATCAACCTCACAAAATGCACTCCTTCACACATGAACAATGTCAACAATCTTAACAACAACATGAGAAGAGTCAGAGGCCCTTTTCTTAAGACTAGAGAAATCCAGCATCCAATAAATGGCATGACACAACCGAGACAGAATGGTAATCATGTTCAACAGGGAGACCTGTTCCTTGCACACAGTCCTGGACAACCCCTCCATATCAAAGTGACCCCTGACCACGGGCACAACATGGCAACTCTTGAGATCACGAGTCCCACCACAGAGAACGCCCAGTCCTATACAAGCACAGCGGTCATCCCGACAAGCGGCGCCCCTCCAAAACAGCGCATTACGATCCTCCAGAACTCACCAATCTCACCTTCCAACAAGCCCAAGggttctcctcctcctccggaGAGTCCATGCACCCCAGGCACGCCTGATCGATCCATGTCGCCGCTCACCATGGCAGCCTATTCACAAACTCTAGCTTCGGAGTCCTGCGGATCGGTGACCCCGGACCGAGCCATGTCGCCCATTCAGATTGTGTCCGTTACCACCGGAAGCCCTGACCGGTTGGAGCCGATAGAGCTTGTGGGAGGTCATACGGTTTTCCGTGTGAGCCCGGAAAGGCAGAACAGCTGGCAACTGCAAAGGTCCAACAGCTCAGGTCCGAATGTCATTACCACTGACGACAATAAAATCCATATTCACTTAGGGAGCCCCTACATTCAAGCTGTAAACACCACAGCCAAATCCATCCCGTATTACTCCCTCGGGCCGGAGCAAAGGATCCCTGTGCTAACCAGTGGCACTCCAGCCAAAGGCAACAACAAAATCACAAGCAGCATCGTGATAAAGCCCACATCCAGTCCAATCTCACGACCCTCACAAATTACAGTAAGTAATATCTGTGACTGA